In the genome of Triticum urartu cultivar G1812 chromosome 5, Tu2.1, whole genome shotgun sequence, one region contains:
- the LOC125508280 gene encoding uncharacterized protein LOC125508280 translates to MGQCGCFGAAQKEQRAEADRLEAQEARARAAEAAQKRQQEYEKSAAGRAARAHIKAMKEAKTSSNQGEPVLKWQMG, encoded by the exons ATGGGACAGTGCGGATGCTTCGGGGCGGCGCAGAAGGAGCAGCGGGCGGAGGCCGACCGCCTCGAGGCGCAGGAGGCCCGCGCAAGGGCCGCCGAGGCCGCCCAGAAGAG GCAGCAGGAATATGAAAAGTCAGCTGCTGGACGAGCAGCACGAGCACATATTAAAGCTATGAAGGAGGCCAAGACATCATCAAACCAAGGAGAGCCGGTTCTGAAG TGGCAGATGGGGTAA
- the LOC125555790 gene encoding vegetative cell wall protein gp1-like yields MWPRHLTRASLLPRPSRLAAGPPQAAIVSSRSLPPTPRHCLASPDPATASSALPPARLRFPATALARRLRPTPPPRRQLRAAVTRPPRRPPPRHPAPPLRQDSRLRRLVLAGICPVGAPHLAPASDPARPDQIRPSPGPTSSPPAPSSPKSSPPTFSAAAGTAPSRIDPETLDQTPVAQTRLSLYNSVPVFCEGCKWRSVKCILAKLSCYLHQWKVLCDDGQATLLQRCILLLDKRRGELLRIAWR; encoded by the exons ATGTGGCCTCGCCACCTCACCCGCGCCTCCCTGCTGCCGCGGCCCTCCCGGCTCGCAGCCGGCCCACCCCAGGCCGCGATCGTGTCGAGCCGCTCCTTGCCTCCCACTCCGCGCCACTGCCTCGCGTCGCCGGACCCCGCCACCGCTAGCTCCGCGCTACCGCCCGCTCGCCTCCGCTTCCCCGCCACCGCACTCGCTCGCCGGCTTCGCCCCACACCTCCGCCCCGCCGCCAGCTCCGCGCCGCCGTCACCCGACCTCCCCGTCGGCCTCCACCTCGCCACCCGGCGCCTCCACTCCGGCAAGAttcccgcctccgccgcctcgtCCTCGCCGGCATCTGCCCCGTCGGAGCACCTCACCTCGCCCCCGCCTCGGATCCGGCCAGGCCGGACCAGATCCGCCCATCCCCGGGCCCCACGAGCTCGCCGCCGGCCCCATCCTCGCCGAAGAGCTCGCCGCCGACCTTCTCTGCCGCCGCCGGGACGGCCCCGTCCCGGATCGACCCTGAAACCTTGGACCAAACACCCGTGGCCCAGACCCGCTTGTCCCTGTACAACTCCGTCCCAGTTTTCTGCGAG GGATGCAAATGGAGAAGTGTGAAATGCATTCTTGCAAAACTAAGCTGCTATTTACACCAGTGGAAAGTTCTCTGCGACGATGGGCAAGCAACTCTTCTACAACGGTGCATACTCCTGTTGGACAAACGGCGTGGGGAACTCCTCCGGATCGCATGGAGGTGA
- the LOC125508281 gene encoding heptahelical transmembrane protein 4-like, with protein sequence MEERPMASSTSCKGSDHDDKSKEHKCELIGYEALPEWLKDNEYIHGYYRCEWPLKETILSIFSIHNETLNVWSHLVGFLLFLCLTILTAMVIPRDCSISGGGNTFDDAPSTRSYWGDLMAMANMTGALKHEAAACLLLPPAAADLSGNEEEIPNSCPPNTSSSPSHHHVALIQDASAAPRAADAASADPITRWPMFAYLCGAMVCLLTSSACHLVLCHSERMAYVTLRLDYAGIAALIVTSFYPVVYYSFLCHPGLQRLYIGFITAFGAAAVTVSLVPVFQAPEFRPLRAGLFSCMGVSGLIPVAHKLVLYGGRREAAVTACYEALMGALYGLGAAVYAARVPERWFPGRFDLVGHSHQLFHLFVIAGAYAHYLGGVEYLKWRDADRCW encoded by the exons ATGGAGGAGAGACCAATGGCCTCTTCCACTTCCTGCAAAGGCTCTGACCACGACGACAAGAGCAAGGAGCACAAGTGCGAGCTGATCGGCTACGAGGCGCTGCCGGAGTGGCTCAAGGACAACGAGTACATCCACGGCTACTACCGGTGCGAGTGGCCGTTGAAGGAGACCATCCTCAGCATCTTCTCCATCCACAACGAGACCCTCAACGTCTGGTC GCATTTGGTAGGATTCCTGCTGTTCCTGTGCTTGACGATCCTCACGGCAATGGTGATCCCACGGGACTGCAGCATTAGCGGCGGCGGGAACACATTTGACGACGCGCCATCGACGAGGAGCTACTGGGGAGATCTGATGGCGATGGCCAACATGACAGGGGCGCTGAAGCATGAGGCAGCCGCCTGCCTCCTCCTGCCTCCAGCTGCCGCAGATTTGTCTGGAAACGAGGAGGAGATCCCGAACAGCTGTCCACCCAACACATCCTCCTCGCCCTCTCATCACCATGTTGCGCTGATCCAG GACGCGAGCGCGGCGCCACGGGCCGCGGACGCTGCCTCCGCCGATCCGATCACGCGGTGGCCGATGTTCGCGTACCTGTGCGGAGCCATGGTGTGCCTGCTTACGAGCAGCGCGTGCCACCTGGTGCTGTGCCACTCGGAGAGAATGGCGTACGTGACGCTCCGGCTGGACTACGCCGGCATCGCCGCCCTCATCGTCACCTCCTTCTACCCGGTCGTCTACTACTCCTTCCTCTGCCACCCGGGGCTCCAGCGGCTCTACATAGGCTTCATCACCGCCTTCGGCGCCGCGGCGGTCACGGTGTCGCTGGTGCCGGTGTTCCAGGCGCCCGAGTTCCGCCCGCTCCGCGCCGGGCTCTTCTCGTGCATGGGCGTGTCGGGGCTCATCCCCGTCGCGCACAAGCTCGTGCTGTACGGCGGCCGGCGGGAGGCCGCCGTGACGGCGTGCTACGAGGCGCTCATGGGCGCGCTCTACGGGCTCGGCGCCGCCGTCTACGCGGCGCGCGTGCCGGAGCGGTGGTTCCCCGGGCGGTTCGACCTCGTCGGGCACAGCCACCAGCTGTTCCATCTCTTCGTCATTGCCGGCGCGTACGCGCACTACCTCGGTGGCGTCGAGTACCTCAAGTGGAGGGACGCCGACAGGTGCTGGTGA